The Candidatus Schekmanbacteria bacterium genome contains the following window.
AGATAATATATTCGTCGCTAGAAGAACTGTCGCAAAATATAGAGAAGAGCTAAATTTCTTACCTTCCAGTAAAAGAAAGAAGATAGTTTGATAAATTAAAAAATTTAGGAGAAAAGATGCAGGTAAAAATACAAGGAAGACAAATTGAACTTACTGAGGCATTGAAAAATCATGTCAACAAAAAGTTAGAAAAATTAAAGAAATATACTGATAATATACTAAACGCATCAGTTGTCCTATCAGTACAGAAATACAGGCAATTTGCTGAAATTACGGTCCATGTAGATGATCAGATAATGATAGGTAAATCAGAGACTAATGATATGTATGTATCTATCGACCAGTGTGTTGAAAAGATTGAGACCCAGCTTAAGAAAAGAAAGGCAAGATATCATTCATCTAAAAAGAAAGAGACATCAGAAAAGAAAAGCTCAGAATCGATTGTTGAAAAGAGCTGAATTTTTGTTTAAATTCAGTTTATTATCTAATAAGGGTAAAGTGATATGAAAATATTGAATATGTTGAGTGAAGATGTTGTAATCGATAATCTTCAATCAAAGACAAAATCTGAAGTTCTGAGAGAATTGG
Protein-coding sequences here:
- the raiA gene encoding ribosome-associated translation inhibitor RaiA; the protein is MQVKIQGRQIELTEALKNHVNKKLEKLKKYTDNILNASVVLSVQKYRQFAEITVHVDDQIMIGKSETNDMYVSIDQCVEKIETQLKKRKARYHSSKKKETSEKKSSESIVEKS